Proteins from one Microtus pennsylvanicus isolate mMicPen1 chromosome 7, mMicPen1.hap1, whole genome shotgun sequence genomic window:
- the Atp6v1g2 gene encoding V-type proton ATPase subunit G 2 — protein sequence MASQSQGIQQLLQAEKRAAEKVADARKRKARRLKQAKEEAQMEVEQYRREREQEFQSKQQAAMGSQGNLSAEVEQATRRQVQGMQSSQQRNRERVLAQLLGMVCDVRPQVHPNYRITV from the exons ATGGCCAGTCAGTCCCAGGGTATCCAGCAGCTCCTGCAAGCAGAGAAGAGGGCAGCGGAGAAGGTGGCCGATGCCAGGAAGA GGAAGGCCCGGCGACTGAAGCAGGCGAAGGAGGAGGCTCAGATGGAGGTGGAGCAATACCGCAGGGAGCGTGAGCAGGAGTTCCAGAGCAAGCAGCAGGCG gccatGGGCTCTCAGGGGAACCTGTCTGCTGAAGTGGAACAGGCCACCAGACGCCAGGTCCAGGGCATGCAGAGCTCCCAGCAGAGAAATCGGGAGCGTGTCCTGGCTCAGCTTCTTGGCATGGTCTGTGACGTCAGGCCCCAGGTCCACCCCAACTATCGGATCACTGTCTAG
- the Nfkbil1 gene encoding NF-kappa-B inhibitor-like protein 1 isoform X1: protein MSHPPPPAPEDEASTSVCRPKSSMASASRRQRRERRFRRYLSAGRLVRAQALLQRHPGLDVDAGQPPPLHRACARHDAPALCLLLRLGADPAHQDRHGDTALHAAARQGPDAYRDFFLPLLSRCPSAMGIKNKDGETPGQILGWGPPWDSAEEEEDEEVSKEREWRQKLQGELEDEWQEAIGRFEDDASHEVQEPESFSAWSDRLAREHAQKRRRQLEAERSCRPQRAEGSSHSWLQQEEEQRLFRERARAKEEELRQSRARRAQEAQGGRETDPLQPGPGAEHPRGAGRGSLWRFGDVPWPCPGGGDPEAMAAALVARGPPLEEQGALRRYLRAQQVRWHPDRFLQRFRSQIETWELGRVMGAVTALSQALNRHAEALK, encoded by the exons AtgagtcaccccccccccccggcccccgAGGACGAAGCCTCCACGTCTGTCTGTCGG CCCAAGagttccatggcctctgcttcccgCCGGCAACGCCGAGAGCGCCGCTTCCGGCGGTACTTGTCGGCAGGGCGGCTGGTGCGGGCCCAGGCTCTCCTCCAGCGACACCCGGGCCTCGATGTGGATGCCGGGCAGCCCCCTCCCCTGCACAGGGCCTGCGCCCGCCACGATGCCCCAGCTCTGTGCCTGCTGCTGCGTCTCGGGGCTGACCCTGCCCACCAGGACCGACACGGCGACACGGCGCTGCACGCTGCGGCCCGCCAGGGCCCTGATG CTTACAGGgacttcttcctgcctctgctgagtcGCTGCCCCTCCGCCATGGGGATAAAGAATAAGGATGGGGAGACTCCTGGGCAGATTCTGGGCTGGGGCCCCCCCTGGGATTCTGCCGAAGAGGAAGAGGACGAGGAGGTTTCCAAGGAGCGGGAATGGCGGCAGAAGCTGCAGGGCGAGCTGGAAGATGAGTGGCAAGAGGCCATCGGGAGGTTTGAAG atGATGCTTCTCACGAGGTGCAGGAGCCCGAGTCCTTCTCAGCCTGGTCAGATCGCCTGGCTCGGGAGCATGCCCAGAAACGGCGGCGGCAGCTAGAGGCAGAGAGATCCTGCAGACCCCAAAGGGCTGAGGGCTCCAGCCACAGCTGGCTTCAGCAAGAAGAGGAACAGCGGCTTTTCCGGGAGCGAGCCCGGGCCAAGGAGGAGGAACTGCGCCAGAGCCGAGCCAGGCGGGCTCAAGAAGCTcaagggggcagagagacagatcCTCTCCAGCCTGGGCCCGGGGCAGAGCACCCAcgaggggcagggaggggcagcCTCTGGCGCTTTGGTGACGTGCCCTGGCCCTGTCCTGGTGGAGGGGACCCAGAGGCCATGGCTGCAGCGTTGGTGGCCAGGGGCCCCCCTCTGGAGGAACAAGGGGCTCTGAGGAGGTACTTGAGAGCCCAGCAGGTACGATGGCACCCTGACCGCTTCCTGCAGCGATTCCGAAGCCAGATTGAGACCTGGGAGCTGGGCCGCGTGATGGGAGCGGTGACAGCCCTTTCTCAGGCCCTGAACCGCCACGCAGAAGCCCTCAAGTGA
- the Nfkbil1 gene encoding NF-kappa-B inhibitor-like protein 1 isoform X2 has protein sequence MASASRRQRRERRFRRYLSAGRLVRAQALLQRHPGLDVDAGQPPPLHRACARHDAPALCLLLRLGADPAHQDRHGDTALHAAARQGPDAYRDFFLPLLSRCPSAMGIKNKDGETPGQILGWGPPWDSAEEEEDEEVSKEREWRQKLQGELEDEWQEAIGRFEDDASHEVQEPESFSAWSDRLAREHAQKRRRQLEAERSCRPQRAEGSSHSWLQQEEEQRLFRERARAKEEELRQSRARRAQEAQGGRETDPLQPGPGAEHPRGAGRGSLWRFGDVPWPCPGGGDPEAMAAALVARGPPLEEQGALRRYLRAQQVRWHPDRFLQRFRSQIETWELGRVMGAVTALSQALNRHAEALK, from the exons atggcctctgcttcccgCCGGCAACGCCGAGAGCGCCGCTTCCGGCGGTACTTGTCGGCAGGGCGGCTGGTGCGGGCCCAGGCTCTCCTCCAGCGACACCCGGGCCTCGATGTGGATGCCGGGCAGCCCCCTCCCCTGCACAGGGCCTGCGCCCGCCACGATGCCCCAGCTCTGTGCCTGCTGCTGCGTCTCGGGGCTGACCCTGCCCACCAGGACCGACACGGCGACACGGCGCTGCACGCTGCGGCCCGCCAGGGCCCTGATG CTTACAGGgacttcttcctgcctctgctgagtcGCTGCCCCTCCGCCATGGGGATAAAGAATAAGGATGGGGAGACTCCTGGGCAGATTCTGGGCTGGGGCCCCCCCTGGGATTCTGCCGAAGAGGAAGAGGACGAGGAGGTTTCCAAGGAGCGGGAATGGCGGCAGAAGCTGCAGGGCGAGCTGGAAGATGAGTGGCAAGAGGCCATCGGGAGGTTTGAAG atGATGCTTCTCACGAGGTGCAGGAGCCCGAGTCCTTCTCAGCCTGGTCAGATCGCCTGGCTCGGGAGCATGCCCAGAAACGGCGGCGGCAGCTAGAGGCAGAGAGATCCTGCAGACCCCAAAGGGCTGAGGGCTCCAGCCACAGCTGGCTTCAGCAAGAAGAGGAACAGCGGCTTTTCCGGGAGCGAGCCCGGGCCAAGGAGGAGGAACTGCGCCAGAGCCGAGCCAGGCGGGCTCAAGAAGCTcaagggggcagagagacagatcCTCTCCAGCCTGGGCCCGGGGCAGAGCACCCAcgaggggcagggaggggcagcCTCTGGCGCTTTGGTGACGTGCCCTGGCCCTGTCCTGGTGGAGGGGACCCAGAGGCCATGGCTGCAGCGTTGGTGGCCAGGGGCCCCCCTCTGGAGGAACAAGGGGCTCTGAGGAGGTACTTGAGAGCCCAGCAGGTACGATGGCACCCTGACCGCTTCCTGCAGCGATTCCGAAGCCAGATTGAGACCTGGGAGCTGGGCCGCGTGATGGGAGCGGTGACAGCCCTTTCTCAGGCCCTGAACCGCCACGCAGAAGCCCTCAAGTGA